One Defluviitoga tunisiensis genomic window carries:
- a CDS encoding ABC transporter substrate-binding protein, which yields MKKLAITTLFILSVLFVFSVTITNPMGPAVIPVTGLLGNVVDTQGVEIEVSFWKDESEAVALLVSNQADFAVLPITVGANLYAQGMDLTLVGVHEWKAFYLIVDDVSKFTDLSSLKGKEVYSPHGRGQTVDVLLRYLLVVNGLAPDKDVKFYYLPPQEIVSLYKAGKIEYAALPEPFSTLAVQGTQGGIVLDFQEEWNKVANSNYGLPIAGLFVKKEILDKNPKLVEKVERAFSESVTWANTNLDEALKITNKYLTIPISVLKEAMKRLKFEYINISQCKDEVMFFLNTMHDFYPEGLPSLPDGGFYYK from the coding sequence GTGAAAAAATTAGCAATCACAACATTATTTATTCTTTCGGTGCTCTTTGTATTTTCTGTTACTATTACGAATCCGATGGGACCAGCGGTTATACCTGTTACTGGATTATTAGGTAATGTGGTTGATACTCAAGGTGTAGAGATAGAAGTAAGTTTTTGGAAAGATGAAAGTGAGGCTGTAGCCTTGTTAGTTTCAAATCAAGCAGATTTTGCAGTTTTACCTATTACTGTAGGAGCAAATCTTTATGCTCAAGGCATGGATTTAACTTTAGTAGGAGTTCATGAATGGAAAGCTTTCTATTTAATTGTTGATGATGTTTCTAAATTTACTGACTTAAGTAGTTTAAAAGGGAAAGAGGTTTATTCTCCTCATGGTAGAGGACAGACAGTTGATGTGCTTCTTAGATATTTATTGGTAGTTAATGGATTAGCTCCGGATAAAGATGTTAAATTTTATTATCTACCACCTCAAGAGATAGTTTCTCTTTATAAGGCAGGTAAAATAGAATATGCAGCCTTACCCGAACCTTTTTCAACCCTTGCTGTACAGGGCACCCAAGGAGGTATTGTTTTAGACTTTCAAGAGGAGTGGAATAAAGTAGCTAACTCAAATTATGGTTTGCCAATAGCTGGGTTGTTTGTAAAAAAAGAGATATTAGACAAGAATCCCAAACTAGTTGAAAAAGTTGAAAGGGCATTTTCGGAGAGTGTAACCTGGGCTAATACCAATTTAGATGAAGCTCTGAAAATTACTAATAAATATCTAACTATCCCAATTTCTGTGTTAAAGGAGGCTATGAAAAGACTTAAATTCGAATATATTAATATATCACAATGTAAGGATGAAGTAATGTTCTTTTTGAATACTATGCATGATTTTTATCCTGAGGGGTTACCTTCATTACCTGATGGAGGATTTTATTATAAATGA
- a CDS encoding response regulator transcription factor — protein sequence MKILVVEDEEKLANIIKRGLEEEGYLVDVAYDGEEGEDYAKYVSYDLIILDIMIPVKDGFSVCKSLREQGINVPILMLTAKDSIEDRVKGLDSGADDYLVKPFDFNELFARVRSLLRRESFTKNPRIQVGDLVLDTLTREVWKGNEKLELTPKEYNILEYFMRNPKIVVTRTMLEEKIWDLDFEGSSNIIDVYIRRLRKKIGDKDGKIIETVRGAGYRLTIS from the coding sequence ATGAAAATATTGGTAGTGGAAGACGAAGAGAAACTTGCTAATATTATAAAAAGAGGATTAGAAGAAGAAGGCTATTTAGTAGATGTAGCTTATGATGGTGAAGAAGGCGAAGATTATGCTAAATACGTTTCTTACGATTTAATCATTTTAGATATTATGATTCCTGTAAAAGATGGTTTTTCTGTATGTAAAAGTCTAAGAGAACAAGGCATTAATGTTCCAATATTAATGCTAACAGCTAAAGACAGTATAGAAGACAGAGTAAAGGGACTTGACTCAGGAGCAGACGATTATCTGGTTAAACCTTTTGATTTTAATGAACTATTTGCTAGAGTTAGATCCTTGTTACGCAGAGAATCTTTTACAAAAAATCCTAGAATACAGGTAGGAGACCTAGTTTTAGACACTTTAACGAGAGAAGTATGGAAAGGAAATGAAAAATTGGAGTTAACACCAAAAGAGTATAATATACTAGAATATTTTATGAGAAATCCTAAAATAGTTGTAACTCGAACGATGCTTGAAGAAAAGATATGGGACCTTGATTTTGAAGGAAGTTCAAACATAATTGACGTATATATTAGAAGATTACGAAAGAAAATAGGAGATAAAGATGGTAAAATTATAGAAACAGTTAGGGGAGCTGGTTATAGGTTAACAATTTCATAA
- a CDS encoding complex I 51 kDa subunit family protein, producing MEKIFLKSDLGKSFEDYEFSGLKNSLKMEQTQVIDKIKDSVLKGRGGAGFPAGIKWETAYHVEDDIKFVVCNADEGEPGTFKDRFLMENLPYKVIEGIVICGYAVGSKYGYIYIRGEYTEAIKIIRKTIQKMYEKKYLGNNILGTDFSFDLKLVRGAGAYVCGDETSLINSIEGERGMSRIKPPLPVFEGLYGKPTVVNNVETLSAAAEIMKYDNNPYLHMGTEKSKGTKLVSISGDVYKPGVYEVEFGKMTVKQIVNELAGGVKGSEIGFVIPGGISTEVLTKNEWDVPYTYEDLYKIGTNIGSGGMIVVSKDRNYLEIIKNVSDFFRDETCGTCFPCREGNKNINKMVSEIYERGYPTKKEIEIISDIKNAVSLAARCGFGEASVNLILSILENFYAKKVK from the coding sequence ATGGAGAAAATCTTTTTAAAAAGTGATCTTGGGAAAAGCTTTGAGGATTATGAGTTTTCAGGTTTAAAAAATTCATTAAAAATGGAACAAACTCAAGTTATTGATAAGATTAAGGATAGCGTATTAAAAGGAAGAGGTGGCGCAGGGTTTCCAGCTGGTATAAAATGGGAAACTGCATATCATGTAGAAGATGACATTAAGTTTGTTGTTTGTAATGCTGATGAAGGTGAACCAGGAACTTTCAAAGATAGGTTTCTGATGGAAAATCTTCCATATAAAGTAATAGAAGGTATTGTAATATGTGGATATGCAGTTGGTTCTAAATATGGGTACATATATATAAGAGGTGAATATACCGAAGCAATAAAAATTATAAGAAAAACTATACAAAAAATGTATGAAAAAAAGTATTTAGGGAATAATATCTTGGGCACTGATTTTTCATTTGATTTAAAGTTAGTTAGAGGTGCTGGGGCTTATGTTTGTGGTGATGAAACCTCTTTAATTAATTCAATAGAAGGCGAAAGGGGAATGTCTAGAATTAAACCTCCATTACCGGTTTTTGAAGGATTATACGGTAAACCTACTGTTGTTAATAATGTTGAGACATTGAGTGCCGCAGCAGAAATTATGAAATATGATAATAATCCATATCTTCATATGGGAACAGAGAAAAGCAAAGGAACTAAGTTAGTTTCTATAAGTGGAGATGTATATAAGCCAGGGGTATATGAAGTTGAATTTGGAAAAATGACCGTAAAACAAATCGTGAATGAATTAGCTGGTGGGGTCAAAGGCAGTGAAATAGGTTTTGTAATACCTGGTGGAATCTCTACAGAAGTGTTAACTAAGAATGAGTGGGATGTTCCATACACTTATGAAGATTTGTACAAGATTGGCACTAATATAGGTTCTGGTGGAATGATAGTTGTTTCTAAGGATAGAAACTATCTTGAAATCATAAAAAATGTTTCAGATTTTTTTAGAGATGAAACTTGTGGAACGTGTTTTCCATGTAGAGAAGGAAATAAAAACATTAACAAAATGGTTTCAGAGATATATGAAAGAGGTTATCCTACGAAAAAAGAAATTGAAATAATATCAGACATAAAAAATGCTGTTAGTTTAGCTGCAAGATGTGGGTTTGGAGAAGCTTCTGTTAATTTAATTTTATCGATTCTTGAAAACTTTTATGCAAAGAAGGTGAAATGA
- a CDS encoding sensor histidine kinase, protein MNEIQINLQSSENIEQINQLKSMPNEMIFIYSYDGKLMRFYGFFVDIPNFSQIKDRVSKGESFYISTTTDYNWNARFYVSSTTVNETPFIIIIGRFIDEILTVLSRLKKILIFTGIFVLLLAGIGGFILADRSFKPVSKIIDTAQRIEETNLNERIEVQSEDELGRLASTLNQMISRLERAFEQQKQFTADVSHDLRTPLSIIQAETSLTLKRDRTTEEYKKSLQLIQNEVLYMSSIIDKLLFLARSDSKSQYYNFTSLDLKDLLEELIQKMKPLFQQKHLELDYELQENLCIRGDKEKLKEAILNILDNALKYTKSGKVSVSLYSKNKKAVVSISDTGPGIPENDLPLIFDRFYRVDKARSNSEQSTGLGLAIVKEIIEVHNGQIEVKSKEGEGTTFYIILPIIFD, encoded by the coding sequence ATGAATGAAATCCAAATCAATTTACAAAGTTCAGAAAACATTGAACAGATTAATCAACTGAAAAGTATGCCGAATGAAATGATATTTATTTATAGTTATGACGGTAAATTAATGAGGTTTTATGGGTTTTTCGTAGACATCCCAAACTTTTCACAAATAAAAGATAGGGTTTCCAAGGGTGAAAGCTTTTATATCTCTACTACAACAGATTACAACTGGAATGCCAGATTTTATGTATCTAGTACTACAGTAAATGAAACTCCTTTCATAATTATAATTGGAAGATTCATAGATGAAATACTTACTGTTTTATCTCGTTTAAAAAAGATCCTGATTTTTACCGGAATATTTGTTTTGTTGTTAGCAGGAATAGGGGGATTTATTTTAGCTGATAGATCTTTTAAACCTGTTTCAAAAATAATTGACACTGCCCAGCGCATTGAAGAAACTAATCTAAACGAAAGAATTGAAGTTCAAAGTGAAGATGAATTAGGCAGACTTGCTTCTACCCTAAATCAAATGATTTCACGTCTTGAAAGAGCTTTTGAACAACAAAAACAGTTCACCGCAGATGTATCTCATGATTTGCGAACACCTTTATCAATAATTCAAGCAGAAACAAGTTTAACTTTGAAAAGAGATAGAACAACCGAGGAATACAAAAAATCATTGCAACTAATTCAAAACGAAGTACTTTATATGTCTTCTATTATCGATAAATTACTATTTCTTGCGCGAAGTGACAGTAAAAGTCAGTATTATAACTTTACTTCTCTTGATTTAAAAGATTTGCTTGAAGAACTTATTCAAAAAATGAAGCCGTTGTTCCAACAGAAACATTTGGAATTAGATTACGAATTGCAAGAAAATCTATGTATTCGAGGCGACAAAGAAAAGTTAAAAGAAGCAATTTTGAATATCTTGGATAATGCGCTAAAATACACAAAATCCGGAAAAGTCTCCGTTTCACTATATAGCAAAAATAAAAAAGCTGTAGTATCTATCTCAGATACTGGGCCCGGGATCCCAGAAAATGATCTACCTCTAATTTTTGACCGATTCTATCGAGTAGATAAAGCGAGATCTAACAGTGAACAAAGTACAGGTCTAGGTCTTGCGATCGTAAAAGAAATTATTGAGGTCCACAATGGTCAAATAGAGGTAAAGAGTAAAGAAGGAGAAGGAACAACTTTTTATATAATTTTACCTATAATTTTTGATTAA
- a CDS encoding ABC transporter ATP-binding protein, which yields MGNILKVSNLSKNYGNLQVINGWDIELEEGEKVVLVGPSGCGKTTFFRIISGLEKATGGTVDVFAQKVGYVFQEPRLFPWRTVFDNLRIIRDEEDKIEEVIKMMSLEGFEQLIPSKLSGGMKQRVNLARALLIEPDFLILDEPFSSLDLKIKLAIMNDIEKLWSKYKFSLLMVTHDLKEAIFLADKVIILSSRPSKILRTFDINLEMNERDITDKHFLELESKITRFIINETES from the coding sequence TTGGGAAATATACTAAAAGTTAGTAATTTATCGAAAAATTATGGTAACCTACAAGTTATAAATGGATGGGATATTGAGTTAGAAGAGGGCGAAAAAGTAGTTTTAGTAGGTCCTTCAGGTTGTGGAAAAACAACTTTTTTTAGGATTATTTCAGGTTTGGAAAAAGCGACAGGTGGAACAGTTGATGTTTTTGCTCAAAAAGTAGGATACGTATTTCAGGAACCAAGACTTTTTCCCTGGCGCACTGTATTTGATAACTTAAGAATAATAAGAGACGAAGAAGACAAGATTGAAGAAGTAATAAAAATGATGAGTCTAGAGGGTTTTGAGCAACTTATTCCTTCAAAATTAAGTGGTGGAATGAAACAAAGGGTCAACTTGGCTAGGGCTTTATTGATAGAACCTGATTTTTTAATCTTAGATGAGCCTTTTAGTTCTTTGGATTTAAAGATTAAATTAGCTATAATGAATGATATAGAAAAGTTATGGTCAAAATATAAATTTTCTTTATTAATGGTTACACATGACTTAAAAGAGGCTATTTTTTTGGCGGATAAAGTTATAATATTGTCTTCTAGGCCTTCAAAAATACTTAGAACTTTTGATATCAACTTAGAAATGAATGAGAGAGACATTACTGATAAGCATTTTTTGGAATTGGAAAGTAAGATTACAAGATTTATTATTAACGAGACTGAAAGTTAA
- a CDS encoding NADH-quinone oxidoreductase subunit NuoE family protein, with amino-acid sequence MEKYYEKELLEELHDIQETYGFISEEDILRISEKRDIPKAHLYGVISFYSMFHLKPTGKYIIKVCDSVSCSLNHSADIVKVIKEHLGIGENETTRDKKFSLEVVECLGHCDEGPVMIINDTYYTHLTTNKVVQILENLD; translated from the coding sequence ATGGAAAAATATTATGAAAAAGAGCTTTTAGAGGAACTTCACGATATTCAGGAAACGTATGGCTTTATTTCAGAAGAAGATATTTTAAGAATTTCTGAAAAAAGAGATATTCCTAAAGCCCATTTATATGGAGTGATTAGTTTTTATTCTATGTTTCATCTAAAGCCCACTGGCAAATATATAATTAAGGTATGTGACAGTGTGTCTTGTAGTTTGAACCATTCTGCAGATATAGTAAAAGTTATAAAAGAACATTTAGGTATTGGAGAAAATGAAACTACAAGGGATAAGAAATTTTCTCTTGAAGTTGTAGAATGTCTTGGGCACTGCGATGAAGGTCCTGTAATGATAATTAATGACACATATTATACGCATCTTACTACAAATAAAGTTGTTCAAATTCTTGAAAATTTGGACTAA
- the ybeY gene encoding rRNA maturation RNase YbeY, with the protein MKVNVINDQNIKKIDIKKIKEVVKTVLKQEIGDRSFEINILITNDNTIKEYNIYRGKNEPTDVLSFAYGLDEEVIGDIVVSVETIDRQCMEFGNSFEEEFFYILIHGVLHIVGYDHETSDQDAQTMFELQDNYFKQLIKLSN; encoded by the coding sequence ATGAAAGTAAACGTTATTAATGATCAAAATATAAAAAAAATAGATATAAAAAAAATTAAAGAAGTAGTTAAAACAGTTTTAAAACAGGAGATTGGAGATCGTTCCTTTGAAATAAATATTTTGATTACGAATGACAACACTATTAAGGAGTATAATATCTACAGAGGGAAAAATGAACCTACAGATGTTTTGTCTTTTGCATATGGTTTAGATGAAGAGGTAATAGGCGATATAGTTGTTTCTGTAGAAACTATAGACAGACAGTGTATGGAATTTGGGAACTCTTTTGAAGAAGAATTTTTCTATATATTAATTCACGGAGTACTTCATATAGTTGGATATGACCATGAAACCTCTGATCAAGATGCCCAAACAATGTTTGAGCTTCAAGACAATTACTTTAAACAATTAATAAAACTCTCTAATTAG
- a CDS encoding PspC domain-containing protein, with protein MKKLYRSRDNKVLAGVCGGIGEYFEIDPVIIRLIWIVLTMIWGFGLFLYIIAIFLIPLEPKEIKIQDVGTTTQESKKDYRHLEDNDRNIVITLIALFFIVLGIMVVISIIAPSTYIFRNIIKGILGVAMIIIGIYLVFKSKKDY; from the coding sequence ATGAAGAAATTGTACAGATCTCGTGACAACAAAGTTTTAGCGGGAGTTTGTGGAGGTATAGGTGAATATTTTGAGATAGATCCAGTTATTATCAGATTAATTTGGATTGTATTGACAATGATTTGGGGTTTTGGTCTTTTTTTGTATATAATAGCCATCTTTTTAATTCCTTTAGAGCCTAAAGAAATAAAGATTCAAGATGTAGGTACAACAACGCAAGAGTCTAAAAAAGATTATCGACATTTAGAAGATAACGATAGAAATATAGTTATAACATTGATAGCTTTGTTTTTTATAGTTTTAGGAATTATGGTTGTAATAAGTATTATAGCTCCGTCTACTTATATTTTTAGAAACATCATTAAAGGCATTTTAGGTGTTGCAATGATAATTATAGGAATATATTTGGTTTTTAAATCTAAAAAAGATTACTAA
- a CDS encoding NADH-dependent [FeFe] hydrogenase, group A6, translated as MKVKINNKEYEFQEELSILDAVKKAHIIIPTLCYSEKLKPFGSCRLCSVEIKGERTLKPACVTKISNGMEIYTHSEKVRKVRSTIMELIIASHGISCNLNCLTCPKSSSCEIKVIAEEIGIMEVRIPTISSKIPEDRSSYSIVREPQKCIVCDRCVRKCAEVQSVNILTIANRGPDTYVTTFLDKGMGNVDCVNCGQCVIECPTGALHEVYQTDQVWNVISDNSKYVIVQTAPAVRVAIAEEFGAEPGRIVTKQLVAGLRLLGFDKVFDTNFAADLTIMEEASEFLERFKNGGKLPLFTSCSPGWIKFIEHNYPEFLDNLSTCKSPQQMFGAIAKTYYADKIGIPREDMIVVSIMPCTAKKYERVRPEMKGDVDYVLTTRELAKMFKLAGIDLLNLPSEEYDEPLGITTGAAAIFGATGGVMEAALRTAYEVITGKNLERLDFESVRGIEGIKEAVIEIDGLKLNVAVVNGLGNARKMLDMIKNGEKDYHFIEFMACPGGCIGGGGQPIPTTKEILSKRMKAIYEIDKSFEIRKSHENPAIQALYKEFLGEPLSEKSHELLHTTYIARS; from the coding sequence ATGAAAGTTAAGATTAACAATAAAGAATATGAGTTTCAAGAAGAACTGAGTATTTTAGATGCTGTAAAAAAAGCTCATATAATAATTCCAACTCTTTGTTATTCTGAAAAATTAAAACCATTTGGAAGTTGCAGGCTTTGTTCAGTAGAAATAAAAGGTGAGAGGACGTTAAAACCGGCTTGTGTAACTAAAATATCAAATGGGATGGAAATCTATACTCATTCAGAAAAAGTTAGAAAAGTTAGAAGTACTATAATGGAATTAATAATTGCGTCTCATGGTATTTCCTGTAATTTAAACTGTTTAACTTGCCCAAAATCTTCCAGTTGTGAGATAAAAGTTATAGCAGAAGAAATTGGAATCATGGAGGTAAGAATTCCTACCATTTCAAGCAAGATACCTGAAGATAGAAGCAGTTATTCAATTGTTAGAGAACCTCAAAAGTGTATAGTTTGTGACAGATGTGTAAGAAAGTGTGCGGAGGTTCAGTCTGTAAACATATTAACTATAGCGAATAGAGGTCCTGATACTTATGTAACCACTTTTCTAGATAAAGGTATGGGAAATGTTGATTGTGTAAATTGTGGCCAATGTGTTATTGAGTGTCCAACGGGTGCTTTACACGAGGTTTATCAAACTGATCAGGTGTGGAATGTAATTTCAGATAATTCTAAATATGTTATTGTTCAAACTGCCCCTGCAGTAAGGGTGGCAATTGCCGAAGAATTTGGAGCTGAACCCGGTAGAATTGTTACGAAACAATTAGTAGCTGGTTTGCGATTATTAGGTTTTGATAAAGTTTTTGATACCAATTTTGCTGCAGATCTAACCATTATGGAAGAGGCAAGTGAATTTCTAGAAAGGTTTAAAAATGGTGGAAAACTTCCTTTATTTACTTCATGTAGTCCTGGTTGGATAAAGTTCATAGAACACAATTATCCTGAATTTCTTGATAATCTTTCAACTTGTAAATCTCCTCAACAAATGTTTGGTGCTATTGCAAAAACTTATTATGCTGATAAAATAGGTATTCCACGTGAGGATATGATAGTCGTTTCCATTATGCCTTGTACAGCAAAAAAATATGAACGAGTAAGACCAGAGATGAAGGGTGATGTGGATTATGTGTTAACAACAAGAGAATTAGCTAAGATGTTTAAATTAGCTGGTATTGATTTGTTGAATCTACCATCTGAAGAGTATGACGAACCGTTAGGAATTACTACAGGAGCAGCGGCAATATTTGGTGCAACGGGTGGTGTAATGGAAGCTGCACTTAGGACAGCATATGAAGTTATTACCGGGAAAAACTTGGAAAGATTGGATTTTGAATCTGTTCGTGGAATTGAAGGTATAAAAGAAGCAGTTATCGAAATTGACGGTTTAAAATTAAATGTAGCAGTTGTTAATGGCCTTGGAAATGCTAGAAAAATGTTGGATATGATAAAAAATGGTGAAAAAGATTATCATTTTATTGAATTTATGGCATGTCCAGGTGGATGCATAGGTGGTGGTGGACAGCCTATTCCTACGACCAAAGAAATCCTTTCTAAAAGAATGAAGGCAATATATGAAATTGACAAATCGTTTGAAATAAGAAAATCACATGAGAATCCGGCAATTCAAGCCTTGTATAAAGAATTTTTAGGTGAGCCTTTAAGTGAAAAGTCACACGAATTATTGCATACAACATATATTGCGAGAAGTTAA
- a CDS encoding ABC transporter permease, translating to MKTFYGILLIIVIWYFLSFVIGSSFVLPSPHLVIDTLIEQLKTPRVYSALWSTVWKTLVVLLLGTLIGIVIGFFMGINDTVYEIVRPLFMVIQSIPVVSWLAFVVFLWGVGFKGPILISTLSILPDIVFTTASGIKNIDGKLLEMVKLYKVSFGKIFRHLYLASIVPFIIAAVEISIGNVWKVVLVTEFLVGGSGLGVELAWARQYVDVPRIYAITLIAVVLGLATERLFKTISKRMLKRWEIY from the coding sequence ATGAAAACTTTTTATGGTATATTATTAATTATTGTGATTTGGTATTTTTTATCTTTTGTCATTGGGTCATCTTTTGTTTTACCTTCTCCTCATTTGGTTATAGATACGTTGATTGAACAATTAAAAACTCCAAGAGTATATTCTGCTTTGTGGAGTACTGTTTGGAAAACACTGGTTGTTTTACTTCTTGGTACATTAATAGGTATTGTTATTGGTTTTTTTATGGGAATAAACGATACTGTATATGAGATAGTTAGGCCTTTGTTCATGGTAATACAATCAATTCCAGTTGTTTCCTGGCTTGCTTTTGTAGTTTTTTTATGGGGAGTTGGATTTAAGGGACCTATTTTAATCAGTACTCTGTCAATTCTTCCAGATATAGTTTTTACAACAGCGTCAGGTATAAAAAATATAGATGGAAAGCTTTTAGAAATGGTTAAATTGTACAAAGTATCTTTTGGAAAGATATTTCGTCATCTTTATTTGGCTTCAATAGTTCCTTTTATAATTGCAGCTGTAGAAATTTCAATAGGAAATGTCTGGAAGGTTGTTCTTGTAACGGAGTTTTTGGTAGGTGGAAGTGGGTTAGGAGTGGAATTAGCTTGGGCTAGACAATATGTTGATGTTCCAAGAATTTATGCAATAACTTTAATTGCTGTTGTGCTTGGATTAGCTACAGAACGATTGTTTAAAACTATTTCAAAGAGGATGCTGAAACGTTGGGAAATATACTAA
- a CDS encoding PepSY domain-containing protein: MKKKLTGYFCLLVILIGSVAFTQFVDQPPVEVPTIPEEELEIPVDQLVTVAKSLDLGTAIVSIERDKGLFGGEKGTYTFKFENGAEVQLDSKTGEVLKSKEGKKQDEQIMKLLSMTGVSLEDTLKTVMEVFQENKLESAKLQADEIGNPIYLFIFEDLTVEVDATSGEIINPPVEIPSVPENEQMPEQIEETPEETPIDENELIFPENPGNF, from the coding sequence GTGAAGAAAAAGCTAACCGGATACTTTTGTTTATTGGTTATATTGATAGGTAGTGTAGCTTTCACGCAATTTGTAGATCAACCACCAGTTGAAGTTCCAACTATCCCTGAAGAAGAACTAGAGATTCCTGTGGATCAACTAGTTACTGTAGCTAAAAGTTTGGATTTGGGTACTGCTATAGTTTCCATAGAAAGGGATAAAGGATTATTTGGAGGAGAAAAGGGAACTTATACCTTCAAGTTTGAAAATGGTGCTGAAGTTCAACTCGATAGTAAGACCGGGGAAGTACTAAAATCAAAGGAAGGTAAAAAGCAAGACGAACAAATAATGAAGCTATTATCCATGACAGGCGTTTCTTTGGAAGATACCCTCAAAACGGTTATGGAAGTATTCCAAGAAAACAAACTTGAATCTGCTAAATTGCAAGCAGACGAGATTGGTAACCCTATATACCTATTCATCTTTGAGGACTTAACAGTTGAAGTTGATGCAACATCTGGTGAAATTATAAATCCTCCAGTAGAAATCCCATCCGTGCCTGAAAATGAACAAATGCCTGAGCAAATAGAAGAAACACCAGAGGAAACACCTATTGACGAAAATGAATTAATTTTCCCAGAAAATCCAGGAAATTTCTAG
- a CDS encoding DUF1015 domain-containing protein, producing the protein MATIRPFKAFRPINGIEQCFSCLPYDVFEEEEVREIIKRNPNTFLKVTRSDADISDPSYEDVYQKAKENLDDFISRGCLIEEDKPYIYIYRETWKGASQTGFFATFSISEYDEGIIKKHELTRKEKEEDRTKHIVTLKAQTGPVFLSFKSFPKAKEITNKIIENTEILYCFYDENNVKHELWRIQNENDMAQIEHIFSNIDYLYIVDGHHRAASSSRAQKILKEQDTNYTNEKPYNYFMAVAFPHDELRILPYNRIVKDLNNLTKEEFLERLSEHFEVEEAPCSPYSPENMHNFGMYLDKHWYKLRFKTTGNLDPVKNLDVQILQDFVLDPILSIKDPRSDSRIHFIGGIRGLKELEKWVDEKGWKVAFSMYPTQMDQLFEIADNNKIMPPKSTWFEPKLRSGLLINKFD; encoded by the coding sequence TTGGCGACTATAAGACCTTTTAAGGCTTTTAGACCTATTAATGGTATTGAACAATGTTTTTCTTGTCTACCATATGATGTGTTTGAAGAAGAGGAAGTTAGGGAAATAATCAAACGAAATCCCAATACTTTTTTAAAAGTAACTAGGTCTGATGCAGATATTAGTGATCCTTCATATGAAGATGTGTATCAAAAAGCAAAAGAAAATTTAGACGATTTTATATCAAGAGGATGTCTAATAGAAGAAGATAAGCCATATATATATATTTATCGAGAGACTTGGAAAGGGGCATCTCAAACAGGTTTTTTTGCTACTTTTAGTATATCTGAATATGATGAAGGAATCATTAAAAAACATGAATTGACTAGAAAAGAAAAAGAAGAAGATAGGACCAAACATATTGTAACTTTGAAAGCTCAAACAGGACCAGTTTTTTTAAGCTTCAAATCATTTCCCAAGGCAAAAGAAATTACTAACAAAATAATAGAAAACACAGAAATACTGTACTGTTTTTATGACGAAAATAATGTAAAACACGAACTTTGGAGAATACAAAATGAGAATGATATGGCTCAGATTGAACATATTTTTAGCAATATAGATTACCTTTATATTGTTGATGGACATCATAGAGCTGCATCATCCTCAAGGGCTCAAAAAATACTGAAAGAACAAGATACTAATTATACTAACGAAAAGCCTTATAATTATTTTATGGCAGTTGCTTTTCCCCATGATGAACTACGGATACTTCCTTATAACAGGATTGTCAAAGACTTGAATAACTTAACAAAAGAGGAGTTTTTAGAAAGATTAAGTGAGCATTTCGAGGTTGAAGAAGCTCCTTGTTCACCATATTCTCCTGAGAATATGCATAATTTTGGGATGTATTTAGATAAACATTGGTACAAACTTAGGTTTAAAACTACTGGAAATCTAGATCCAGTTAAAAATCTAGATGTTCAAATACTACAAGATTTTGTTTTAGATCCAATTTTGTCAATAAAAGATCCAAGAAGTGATTCTAGAATCCATTTTATAGGAGGAATAAGAGGTTTAAAAGAGTTGGAAAAGTGGGTAGATGAAAAAGGTTGGAAGGTTGCTTTTTCTATGTATCCCACGCAAATGGACCAACTTTTTGAGATAGCAGATAATAACAAGATAATGCCTCCAAAATCAACTTGGTTTGAACCTAAATTAAGAAGTGGTTTGTTAATAAACAAGTTTGATTAA